A genomic segment from Cyprinus carpio isolate SPL01 chromosome A22, ASM1834038v1, whole genome shotgun sequence encodes:
- the LOC122134863 gene encoding uncharacterized protein LOC122134863 codes for MELFSNNSDKPERNTASFGALHFSLALIGLEKLMDREFSCPCNPGFNMVLISFIFLGPALLALTMMMFIQRPCRRSSSHCAGIFLFSLIPSALWMFLLLFEGEYVACGMAHWEGDYILDEELQIKWCKPTGIRDGKVNGTKLLELTEKIIFYSRFSSLVLLTFLAVVVIAAVSFQDCRTRCLEHQEKRVKPAQFPESSIYGSEVELQRAA; via the exons ATGGAGTTGTTTTCGAATAATTCTGATAAACCAGAAAGAAATACAGCTTCTTTTGGTGCACTGCATTTTAGCTTAGCATTGATTGGTCTGGAGAAGTTAATGGATCGGGAATTTTCATGCCCATGTAACCCTGGGTTTAACATGGTGCTGATCAGCTTCATCTTTCTTGGACCTGCTCTTCTAGCTCTGACTATGATGATGTTCATCCAAAGACCCTGCAGACGTTCATCCTCTCATTGTGCTgggatatttttatttagtctgaTTCCATCTGCATTGTGGATGTTTCTGTTGCTGTTTGAGGGTGAATATGTTGCGTGTGGCATGGCACACTGGGAAGGAGATTACATCTTGGATGAAGAGCTCCAGATTAAATGGTGCAAACCCACGGGAATAAGGGACGGCAAAGTGAATGGAACAAAACTGCTGGAACTGACCGAAAAAATCATTTTCTACTCAAGA ttttcatcTTTAGTTCTGCTCACATTCCTCGCCGTTGTTGTCATTGCTGCTGTGAGCTTTCAGGATTGTAGAACAAGATGTCTGGAGCATCAGGAAAAGCGGGTTAAACCAGCACAGTTTCCAGAGTCATCCATCTACGGTTCAGAGGTTGAACTACAGCGAGCTGCCTGA